One genomic region from Rosa rugosa chromosome 1, drRosRugo1.1, whole genome shotgun sequence encodes:
- the LOC133734876 gene encoding splicing factor Cactin-like: MSRHRRRRSESSDSDESHSRHHRKKRRLSAEEEDQMIAEYLAKKAEKKALKLEKKKKTETFVWRKKIERDVCQGRVPLDDSYFAVKDEEERRAEIAKVKQRREERARQRAQREEEMELLARERARAEFQDWEKKEEELNYEQSRIKSEKRLREGRFKPIDHLVLMSKHLNGDSESDEDFDHMGMDLKEPYMHAFKGLAVEGLEELRDDIQMNLDHCNSAMPEHVEFWEALLVLCDSELVEARRKDAVDRARVRGEEPPVERKGLHSSVEADVKAVLDQYSTLSELDLLQRQTEEKVSGEDKLTEFWEAIHSRLPVLKAKAYLKEQYAKILHKYLQRLEQEVVDGEDNSDIVHGSRAEPMAEEDMEDETGSFSPQVFHGDEKEPVIDAEEDRALLERKRMAVLEGQQRRIQAATATAKPRPKEDDLEMRQVAMRAMGEMREGDVVFGSGSEVNINPSELAYNSLNDKYRPRKPKYYNRFHTGFEWNKYNQTHYDHDNPPPKVVLGYKFNIFYPDLIDRTKTPSYYIEKDEGVDNKNNDTCIIRFSAGPPYEDIAFRIVNRDWEVSQKKGYKSTFERGILQLYFNFKRYRYRR, from the coding sequence ATGAGTCgacacagaagaagaagatcggAGTCCTCCGACAGCGATGAGAGCCATTCCCGTCACCACCGCAAGAAGAGGAGGCTGTCTGCGGAGGAGGAGGATCAAATGATTGCCGAGTACTTGGCCAAGAAGGCAGAGAAGAAGGCTTTAAaattagagaagaagaagaaaaccgaGACATTTGTGTGGCGAAAGAAGATAGAGCGTGATGTTTGCCAAGGCCGTGTGCCTCTTGACGACTCCTACTTTGCAGTTAAAGATGAGGAAGAAAGGAGGGCCGAGATCGCAAAGGTCAAGCAAAGAAGGGAAGAAAGGGCACGTCAAAGAGCACAACGTGAGGAGGAAATGGAGCTGCTAGCAAGAGAACGTGCCCGAGCTGAGTTCCAAGATtgggagaagaaagaagaagaacttAACTATGAGCAAAGCAGAATCAAATCGGAGAAAAGATTGCGAGAAGGGCGTTTCAAGCCGATTGATCATCTAGTTCTAATGTCTAAGCATCTGAATGGCGATTCCGAATCGGATGAGGACTTTGATCACATGGGGATGGATTTGAAAGAGCCTTACATGCATGCGTTCAAGGGCTTGGCAGTGGAGGGATTGGAAGAGCTTCGGGACGACATCCAAATGAATCTTGATCATTGTAACAGTGCAATGCCAGAGCATGTAGAGTTTTGGGAGGCACTTCTGGTGCTTTGTGACTCGGAGCTAGTCGAGGCTCGGAGAAAAGATGCAGTGGATCGAGCTAGGGTTCGTGGAGAGGAACCTCCCGTGGAACGAAAAGGCTTGCATTCTAGTGTTGAAGCAGATGTCAAGGCTGTTCTAGATCAATATAGTACTCTTAGTGAATTGGATTTATTACAACGCCAGACTGAGGAGAAGGTGAGTGGAGAAGACAAACTCACTGAATTTTGGGAGGCTATTCATTCACGGCTTCCTGTATTAAAGGCCAAGGCATATTTGAAAGAGCAGTATGCTAAGATTTTGCACAAGTATCTGCAACGACTCGAACAAGAGGTGGTGGATGGTGAAGACAACTCTGATATAGTCCATGGTTCACGAGCTGAACCCATGGCAGAGGAGGACATGGAAGATGAGACAGGCTCATTTTCGCCACAAGTGTTTCATGGAGATGAAAAGGAGCCAGTGATTGACGCTGAAGAGGACAGGGCTCTGCTCGAAAGGAAGCGCATGGCTGTGCTAGAAGGACAACAAAGACGAATACAAGCAGCTACCGCAACAGCAAAGCCACGTCCAAAAGAAGATGACTTGGAGATGAGGCAAGTGGCAATGAGAGCCATGGGAGAAATGAGGGAAGGAGATGTGGTGTTCGGCTCCGGTTCTGAAGTGAACATTAACCCATCAGAGCTCGCATACAACTCATTGAATGACAAGTACCGGCCTAGAAAGCCGAAGTACTACAACCGATTTCACACGGGATTTGAATGGAACAAGTACAACCAGACTCACTATGATCATGATAATCCACCTCCAAAGGTTGTGCTAGGATATAAGTTCAACATATTCTATCCTGACCTTATTGACAGGACAAAGACTCCGAGTTATTATATCGAGAAGGATGAGGGTGTAGATAACAAGAACAATGACACTTGCATTATAAGGTTTAGTGCAGGGCCACCTTATGAGGACATTGCATTCCGGATAGTTAACAGAGATTGGGAAGTCTCTCAAAAGAAGGGGTATAAGAGTACATTTGAGCGCGGCATTTTGCAACTTTACTTCAACTTCAAACGTTACCGCTACCGCAGGTGA
- the LOC133712213 gene encoding caffeoylshikimate esterase-like has translation MASDMGNVKYEEEYILNSRGMKLFTCKWLPDNNKPPKALIFICHGYGMECSITMSSTATRLAKAGFAIYGIDYEGHGRSSGLKGYVKSFDRVVDDCTNHFTNICESKENKGKMRYLLGESMGGAVALLVHRRKPQYWDGAVLAAPMCRIADDMRPSPIVISLLKKLCRVIPTWKIIPTKDIIDVAFKVPEVRKQTRENPYFYKGRPRLKTGYELLRVSTDIEQRLQEITLPFLVLHGEDDKVTDTSVSKQLYEVASSSDKTLKLYPNMWHGLLYGEQIENTEIVFSDIINWLDRRSTSGTSRSEGELRRDSEKH, from the coding sequence ATGGCCAGTGATATGGGGAATGTCAAATACGAAGAGGAGTACATCTTAAACTCTAGAGGAATGAAGCTTTTCACATGCAAATGGCTTCCGGACAATAACAAACCTCCCAAAGCCTTGATCTTCATCTGCCATGGATATGGCATGGAGTGCAGCATCACCATGAGTAGTACCGCAACCAGACTAGCCAAAGCGGGGTTTGCCATATACGGGATAGATTATGAAGGCCATGGAAGATCGTCAGGCCTTAAGGGCTATGTCAAGAGTTTTGATCGTGTTGTTGACGACTGCACCAACCACTTCACAAACATATGTGAGAGCAAAGAGAACAAAGGAAAAATGAGGTATCTGTTGGGGGAGTCAATGGGAGGAGCAGTGGCTCTGCTTGTTCATAGGAGAAAGCCACAATATTGGGATGGTGCGGTCTTAGCTGCACCCATGTGTAGGATTGCAGACGATATGAGGCCATCTCCTATTGTGATCAGTCTTTTGAAAAAACTCTGCAGGGTTATCCCAACTTGGAAAATAATCCCCACAAAGGATATCATCGATGTTGCTTTTAAAGTACCCGAGGTTAGGAAACAGACGAGAGAAAACCCTTACTTCTACAAAGGCCGACCTCGTCTGAAAACCGGCTACGAACTTTTGAGGGTCAGCACGGATATTGAACAGAGGCTTCAAGAGATCACATTGCCGTTCCTAGTTCTCCATGGCGAAGATGATAAAGTTACCGACACATCAGTTAGCAAACAGCTCTATGAGGTGGCCTCGAGTTCTGACAAGACACTGAAGTTGTACCCGAATATGTGGCATGGTCTGCTCTATGGAGAACAAATTGAGAATACTGAGATTGTGTTTTCAGACATAATCAATTGGTTAGACAGGAGAAGCACCTCCGGAACTTCAAGGTCGGAGGGAGAGTTGAGAAGGGATAGTGAAAAACATTAA
- the LOC133712221 gene encoding profilin: MSWQTYVDDHLMCEIEGNHLSAAAIIGQDGSVWAQSATFPQLKPEEVTGIVNDFNEPGTLAPTGLYLGGTKYMVIQGEPGAVIRGKKGPGGVTVKKTTLALLIGIYDEPMTPGQCNMIVERLGDYLVEQGL, from the exons ATGTCGTGGCAAACTTACGTCGATGACCACCTGATGTGCGAAATCGAAGGCAACCACCTCTCCGCCGCCGCCATCATCGGCCAAGACGGCAGCGTTTGGGCCCAGAGCGCCACCTTCCCTCAG TTGAAGCCTGAAGAAGTTACTGGCATTGTGAATGACTTTAATGAACCTGGAACACTTGCTCCAACTGGGTTGTATCTTGGAGGCACTAAGTACATGGTGATCCAAGGAGAGCCTGGAGCTGTCATTAGAGGGAAGAAG GGCCCTGGAGGTGTTACTGTGAAGAAGACTACTCTGGCATTGCTCATTGGGATCTATGATGAGCCAATGACTCCGGGACAATGCAACATGATTGTGGAGAGGCTTGGCGATTATCTGGTTGAGCAGGGTCTCTAG
- the LOC133712242 gene encoding profilin-2 yields the protein MSWQTYVDEHLMCDIDGNGQHLAAAAIVGHDGSPWAKSANFPQFKPEEITAIMKDFDEPGTLAPTGLHLGGVKYMVIQGEPGAVIRGKKGSGGITIKKTGQALVFGIYEEPVTPGQCNMVVERLGDYLADQGL from the exons ATGTCGTGGCAGACTTATGTAGATGAACACTTGATGTGTGACATTGATGGCAATGGCCAGCATCTTGCTGCAGCGGCCATTGTTGGTCATGATGGCAGCCCCTGGGCCAAGAGTGCTAACTTTCCTCAG TTTAAGCCTGAGGAGATCACTGCTATCATGAAAGATTTCGATGAACCTGGAACCCTTGCTCCGACTGGCTTGCACCTCGGGGGAGTAAAGTACATGGTAATCCAGGGAGAGCCCGGTGCTGTTATCCGTGGGAAAAAG GGCTCTGGAGGCATCACTATAAAGAAAACTGGACAAGCACTAGTATTCGGAATCTATGAAGAACCAGTGACTCCAGGACAGTGCAACATGGTTGTTGAGAGGTTGGGAGATTACCTTGCTGATCAAGGCCTCTAG
- the LOC133712233 gene encoding derlin-1, with product MSSPAEFYRSLPPISKAYGTICVVATAAFQLGLYDPRTIALLYGPVFSQFQVWRLITNFFFLGNFSVNFGIRLLMIARYGVQLEKGPFERRTADFLWMMIFGALTLLVLSAIPLFWSPFLGVSLVFMLVYVWSREYPNANINLYGLVQLKAFYFPWAMLALDVIFGSPIWPDLLGIIAGHLYHFLTVLHPLAGGKNILKTPRWVHKIVARWRIGAPPPTSRSQPAAAAAPGTGAAFRGRSYRLND from the exons ATGTCTTCTCCTGCTGA ATTCTATCGGTCACTCCCACCCATAAGCAAGGCTTACGGGACCATCTGTGTGGTGGCAACTGCGGCCTTTCAATTGGGACTTTATGATCCTCGAACTATTGCATTATTATATGGACCAGTATTTTCACAGTTCCAG GTGTGGAGGTTGATtacaaatttctttttccttgggAACTTCTCTGTCAACTTTGGAATTCGCCTTTTAATGAT AGCAAGATATGGAGTTCAACTTGAAAAGGGACCATTTGAAAGGCGTACTGCTGATTTCTTGTGGATGATGATATTTGGAGCCTTGACATTATTG GTTTTATCCGCCATCCCACTGTTTTGGTCTCCATTCTTGGGGGTATCTCTTGTGTTCATGCTTGTTTATGTCTGGAGTAGAGAATATCCGAATGCTAATATCAACTTATATGGCCTCGTGCAACTTAAG GCATTTTATTTCCCCTGGGCGATGCTTGCTTTGGACGTCATATTTGGTTCACCAATTTGGCCAGATCTGCTGGGAATCATTGCTGGACATCTGTACCACTTCTTGACCGTGTTGCACCCATTGGCAGGTGGAAAGAACATATTGAAGACTCCAAGATGGGT ACATAAAATAGTTGCAAGATGGAGGATAGGTGCTCCTCCACCAACAAGCCGATCCCAACCTGCTGCCGCTGCCGCTCCCGGTACGGGTGCGGCTTTCAGAGGGAGGTCTTATCGACTTAATGATTAA
- the LOC133712254 gene encoding uncharacterized protein LOC133712254 — protein MDPCPFVRVMVDSLALKLPHATKPAGSGVHSSTTPCFCQLRIKNFPPQTAILSLSSSTNDSPPDSFTSAHGFNLDPTALRRLSGKPITLCVSVYTGRMGRTCGVTSGKLLGRVNLSIDLDAAKSSPRVIHNGWMKLGSHSDKPSSARLHMTVRAEPDPRFVFQFGGEPECSPVVFQIQGRDIRQPVFSCKFSADRNSRFRSLPPDFTSKNNRGWRRTFSGERERPGRERKGWMITIHDLSGSPVAAASMITPFVPSPGSDRVSRSNPGAWLILRPHGFSVNNWKPWGRLEAWRERGPVDGLGYKFELVTDNGPSSSITIAEATLSVKRGGEFCIDSRLLRDSGLNYSRSPVKGFVMGSSVEGEGKVSKPMVQVGMQHVTCMADAALFVALSAAIDLSMDACQLFSHKLRKELCHDEQNFLS, from the exons ATGGATCCGTGTCCCTTTGTTCGGGTCATGGTCGACTCTTTAGCCCTGAAGCTTCCACACGCCACCAAGCCGGCAGGTTCCGGAGTTCACTCCTCCACCACTCCCTGTTTCTGCCAGCTGAGGATCAAGAACTTTCCTCCCCAAACTGCTATTCTCAGTCTCTCCAGCTCTACTAACGACTCCCCTCCTGACTCGTTCACCTCAGCGCATGGGTTCAATCTGGACCCAACTGCGCTGAGGCGGTTGTCGGGAAAGCCCATCACGCTCTGTGTGTCTGTATACACGGGCCGGATGGGCAGGACATGTGGAGTCACCAGCGGGAAGTTGCTGGGCCGGGTCAACCTCAGCATTGATCTCGACGCGGCCAAGTCCAGCCCGCGAGTGATCCACAACGGGTGGATGAAGCTCGGGAGTCATAGCGACAAGCCCTCCTCCGCCAGGCTGCACATGACGGTCCGGGCTGAACCGGATCCCCGGTTTGTTTTTCAGTTCGGTGGCGAACCGGAGTGTAGTCCGGTGGTTTTTCAGATTCAGGGGCGGGATATACGGCAGCCTGTTTTTAGCTGCAAGTTCAGTGCTGACCGTAATTCCAGATTCCG ATCTCTGCCACCAGATTTCACCAGCAAGAATAATAGAGGATGGAGGAGAACCTTTTCAGGTGAAAGAGAAAGGCCTGGAAGGGAAAGAAAGGGTTGGATGATAACAATTCATGATCTATCCGGCTCACCTGTGGCGGCTGCCTCCATGATCACACCCTTTGTACCGTCCCCGGGGTCCGACCGGGTCTCTAGGTCAAACCCGGGTGCTTGGCTAATCCTCCGACCACATGGCTTTTCTGTAAACAACTGGAAGCCATGGGGTCGTCTGGAGGCTTGGCGCGAGAGAGGCCCTGTCGATGGCTTGGGCTACAAGTTTGAGCTTGTCACTGACAATGGTCCTAGTAGCAGCATTACCATTGCCGAAGCTACATTGAGTGTCAAAAGGGGCGGAGAGTTTTGCATCGACAGTCGACTATTGAGAGACTCGGGTTTGAATTACTCTAGGTCTCCGGTTAAAGGGTTTGTGATGGGATCGAGCGTCGAGGGGGAAGGAAAGGTGAGCAAGCCTATGGTGCAAGTAGGAATGCAACATGTAACATGTATGGCTGATGCTGCTCTATTTGTAGCACTTTCTGCTGCCATTGATCTTAGCATGGATGCTTGCCAACTCTTCTCACATAAACTTAGGAAGGAGCTTTGCCATGATGAACAGAATTTCTTGTCCTAG